The sequence TTGAAGTCGCCGTCAAGTGAGGACGCCCAGGGGAACGTCCATCCCATGCGCTGTTTGTAGGTCTGGAGCTTCCTAAGGGGGGCCCGTGACACCGCCCACAGCATGACGTCGTGGTTCGCCAGATGCACGGCGAACCCGTTGAAGCCGTCCGCGATCGCCGAACAAGACGGGCAGCCGGCGGTGTAGTCCGGCCCGAACATAAAATGGTAGACGAGGAGTTGCGAGCGACCGCGGAAGAGTTCCGCCAGCGAGAAGTTGCCTTCGTCGGTCTCGAACCGATACTCCTTGTCGATCCGAACCCACGGCAGTTCCTGACGCCTTTGCACCAGCTCGTCGCTCCGCCGCGTCAACTCCTTCTCCGCCTTGAGCAGATCCAAGCGCGCAGCAAGCCACTCCTCGCGTGTCCCAGTCCTGTGCTTGGTCATCGTTTCTTATCTCCTCCCTTTAGGGGTCTTCCGTCGTTCGAGGCGTTATCGATACGACGTGTTTCATTGGCGTCCGCGAGATAGATCTTACCTGCGGCGTGCCGAATGGTGAGAGTTACAAGTGTGACGGGATTGTGATGGACGCTCTGATTGCAGCCGCGGCGCGGGCGCTAGCGGCGGGCGACCCGTTCGGCGCACTGAACCGCGTAGGCCTGCGCGACGACGCGCCTGCCCTCGCGCTGAGAGGCATTGCAATGGCGCAGCTCGGCGATTTCGTTCGGGCGAAGGCTCTTCTGCGCAGTGCTGCGCGTACCTTCAGCCCGAAAGAGACCGCAGCCCGCGCGAGGTGCGTCGTCGCCGAGGCGGATGTTGCCCTCGTCTCGCGCGACTCGGGCTGGCCCGCGGGCGCGCTGAAGGCGGCGTGGGTGACGCTCGAAGCGCATGGCGACCGCGTAAACGGCGCGTATGCACGGTATCTCGAGGTCCGGCGCCTCCTCCTGGTGGGTCGCATCGATACTGCGGAGCGTATGCTTGCTGAGCTCAACGCAGTACCTCTCCCTCCGGCGTTGCGAACCGTCCACCAGCTAGTGGTCGCGGGGATCGCGATTCGACGCCTGCGCACGAAGGCGGCGCGCGCCGCCCTCGCTCGAGCGGAACGCGCCGCGCACCTCGCACGTATCCCCGCGCTGACGGCGGAGGTTGAAGGTGCATCTCTTGTCCTGAACACGCCGGCAGCGCGTCTGATTGCGAACGGCGAGGAGCGAACCCTCCTGCTCGGAGAAGTCGAAGCATTGCTGGCGTCGAAAGCGCTGGTGGTGGACGCGTGCCGTCATGTCGTGCGTCACGCACGCACGGTCGTTTCGCTTGCGAGACGCCCGGTGTTGTTCGCGCTCGCGCGAGCGCTGGGCGAAACCTGGCCGAACGACGTTCCGAGAGACGTACTCCTGGCACGAGCATTCGGAGCAAGGCACGCCGATGAATCGCATCGCGCGCGGCTGCGGGTTGAAATAGCGCGTCTTCGGATCGTGCTGAGAGCGCTGGTAGGCGTTGGCGCCACGAAAAGAGGGTTTGCCCTAGCGCCGCGCAGCGCCCGCAGGGTCGTTGTTCTGGCGCCCCCCGTGGAAGACGACAGCGCGTCGCTGCTCGCCTTCCTCGCCGACGGTCAATCCTGGTCGAGCTCGGCTCTCGCAATTGCGCTCGGAATGAGCCAGCGCACCGTGCAGCGGGCGCTCGACTCGCTCGCGGCAGCAGACAAGGTGCAGTGGTTTGGTCGCGGACGAGCCCGTCGTTGGATGACCCGGCCCGTGCCGGGATTCACGACGACTTTGTTACTGCCCGCTCCACTCCCGAGCGGCTAGGATGAAAGCATGACTCAATCAGCGGCCGAAGTGGTCCGTGAGTACGGCCCCTTTCCGGGTGTCGAGCACGTGCATGGAGTCACGTATGACGGTCAGCACATCTGGTTTGCGGCCGGAGACACGCTGAAGGCCGTCGATCCCTCAAGCGGGAAGATGTTGCGCTCGATAGACGTCGCTGCGAATGCGGGAACTGCTTTCGATGGGCTGCACCTCTTTCAGTTGGCCGGGGATCGCATCCAGAAGATCGATCCGAAGACCGGCCAGGTGGTCGCCACCATTCCGGCGCCCGGCAGCGGCTGCTCCGGGCTCGCGTGGGCCGAAGGAATGCTGTGGGTCGGGCAGCATCGGAACCGGAAAATCTACCAAATCGATTCCCGGACAGGGGCGATAGTTCGCACGATCGAATCCGACCGCTTTGTCACCGGGGTCACCTGGGTCGACGGTCAGCTCTGGCACGGTACCTGGGAAGGTGACGAAAGCGATTTGCGGCGGGTAGACGTTCGCACGGAAGAGGTGCTGGAGAGACTTAGGATGCCGCGCGGAGTGAGCGTTTCGGGGCTCGAGTCGGATGGGGGCGATCTGTTCTTCTGCGGAGGGGGAAATAGCGGCAAGGTGAGGGCCGTGCGCCGTCCGAAACGAGGTCTGCGCCGGGCAGCAGCTCAGCGCCCCACGCGCCGGAGCGCCCACTGATTCGTCCTGGCTTGGAAGGTGTGGACGGTGATTGTATGGCGGCGGAGGCGAGGTCAGACGAATCGCACGTGCGGCTTCACCCTGTCTGCCGCACTGACCACTTGCCGCGATTCGGAGAGACCCGGGAAATCGCACCGAAACAGAAAAGGCCGTATCTGACGTCGCAAGTTTAAATATCCGAAGTGACTGTTCACTCAGCTTTTGATCAGGAGGTGTGCGTGGAAAAATGCCGCGCGGTGCTCCAGGATTATGTGATCAGTCGAAGGATGCTTCTCGTTACGCTGATCGTCGCGCTTGCGATCGCGGGTTGCAAACGCGCGACGACTGCAGTGCCTCGGGCGGACCCGAATGGGTGCGGGGACCCGATTGGCAGCATTGAGGGCTGGCAAGTCGCGACGCCTGAGAGCGTGGGCCTGTCGAAGGCCGCGCTCTGCCCGATGGTCAAGTGGCTCGCCGAATCGAAGCTTGACAATGTTCACGCGGTGTTAGTCGTACGCCATGGAAAGCTGGTGTTCGAGCAATACTTCACGGGGGACGATGAGCATCTGGGGAGCAAGGCCGGAATCGTGACATTTGGGCCAACCGTTCGCCATGACGAGCGTTCGGTAAGCAAGAGCGTGGTATCGCTGGTGATGGGAATTGCGATCGATCACGGTTGGATCAAAAGCATCGAGGCCCCGATATTCTCGTTCTTTCCGGAGTACACCAGCCTCAGCACTCCGGAGAAAAACCGCATCACGATTCGCGATTTACTTACGATGTCTTCAGGGCTTGAGTGGCATGAGGAAGATGTTCCCTATACGAGTCCCGACAACAGTGAAATCGTGATGGACCGCTCCTCCGATCCTACGCGCGCCGCGTTGGCGCCTGACCTGGTCGCGGCGCCGGGCAAGATCTGGAACTACAATTCCGGATCGACGGAGTTGCTAGGCGCGATTCTGAAGAAAGCAACGGGAAAGGCCGTCGACCAGTTGGCGGCCACGCTGTTATTCGCACCCCTCGGGATCACCGATTTCACCTGGTACAAACATCCGAACGGCAGCCCGCACGCGGCAGGGGGCCTTCGATTGCGCCCCCGGGATCTCGCGAAGATAGGACAGCTGATTCTTCAGCGAGGGTCATGGAACCGAACGCAAGTGATCTCCTCGGCGTGGATCGATGCGGCCACCGCGCCGCACATCATGGGTGAGGTTCTGTTTTTTTACGGATACCAGTTCTGGCTAGGCCGCTCGCTGGTCAATGGCCACGAAGTGAAATGGACCGCCGCGGTGGGGCTCGGCGGACAGCGACTGTATGTTATACCGGAGCTCGACATGGTGGTCGCCCTAAACTCGGGGATGTACGCGAGCGATCGGCAGGGCCGGGTCGCCCTGCAAGTTCTCGATCGCTACGTGATGCCCGCAGTCGAGCACTCCGGATAGGGCTCCGAGGATATCTGAAATCGAGATACCGTGTGGTAGTGGAGAACGATTTGAGCCCTGAGAAACCGCAGAAATCCTTAGCTTCTTCACTCCGAAATGTTTCTCGTATCGGCTGTTTCGGTACCGTTTGATCCTTGTGATCTGGCTTGTCTTGCAGGTCGCGTGGGCGCTCAGCGCGGCCACGAATACCATCCTCGGCGCGATCAAGTCGGCCGACTAGCAATGTGTCTGCGATGGAACTCAGGAGTTCTTGGGTCCAGCCGCATCTCGCGAGACTCACGCGCGCCGTCAGACTTGGTAGTCGTCTCTATCGCGAGGCGCGAAGATGTAGTGGCGTGGTCTCGGATGGATAGATTAGCTCACCCGAGCCGTGTTGGACCGGTCATGTGTGGTCAGTTTGTCCAGGCAGACCCGAGGATCACTTTGCAAAAATCAGTGCGTTGGAAATGCTGGTCCTTAAGTGCAAGCACATCATCATTCACGGTGCCGAAAGTGCTGTCCGGCCGGTGCTTCATACCCCGATAGAAGGCATCGATGATGTTCTTCTTGAAGCTCGTCCCGCGCGGGTGAGCAGCGACCACGGTCTCTCGATCCTCCGCCTTAAACTGATCATAAGCGATTCCGAGAACATCCATTTCGACACCAGCCGTAACCAGCGCCACCTCCGCCTTCATGTGTTCCGGAATCCCAGGCGTCGTGTGCAGAGCGATTGCAGTCCAGACGGTCTCAATCGACTCCTCAGGCAAGCCGTAACTTCGCAGGAAGTTGCGAGCTGCGTTCGCTCCGTCGACTTCGAACCGCAACTGCGAGTCGCGGTACGCTTCGGTCAAGGCGAGATCGTGAAACATTGCACCGACATAGAGCAGCTCGGGGTCGTAGCGCAGGCCTCTGCGTTGACCCGTGAGGGCGCCGAATAAAAAGACTCGTGAGGAATGGTGGAATAGCAGGTCCGGTTCTTTGTCGCGTATCAGCTCGGTCAAATCACGCGCCATCTTGCTGTCCGGGATCTTAATGCCAGCTACTGTAGGAGACATTTTTCACTCACCTCCGGTCTTTGATGTCGCGCCGCGTCAGCTGCGTGGTTTCTCCATTCAGGCAGGCTGAGGACCAGTCCTACGCGTCGCTTTGCCGTCCAGCGTCGTACTTCCTGGAGGTGCTGTTCGTCTGCCGTTTGCCACCTCACCAGGTCTCTCGACCTTGTACTTCTATTGGTGGTTCAAATTCCAAGTGGAGCGGACAACCCGCTACTAGACTTTTGTCGAGATCAGCGCTGTTTCGCGGCGACGCGGAGTTAGGCTGTGTCAATAAACGTCGCACTCATGCCGGGCCAGTAGGCTGGAGAACAACCACCGGGATCTGCCGCGAACCCGCTCGCTTCTGGTAGTCGTCGTAAGGCGGATACATCGCCGCCATCTTCTTCCAGCCGTGCGTTCGTTCATCGCCGCTTGCGGTGCGTGCACGGGCGCGCATTCGCTTTGAGCCGACCCAGATTTCGCACTCCGGATTCGCCTTCAGATTCACGTACCAGCCCGGGTGGGTCGGCGCGCCGCCCTTCGAGCCGATGATGACGTATTTCCCATCCATCTCCTGATAGAGAAGCGGCAGCGGTCGGAGCTTGCCGCTCTTCGCGCCGCGCGCGATTAGGAGCAGCGTCGGCAGCGGGCCCGGCCCACCCCCTACGGTTGAATCCCACAGATGAGCCTTGTCGGGATCGGAGAGATATAGTTCCACATGGTCCCTCAGCCACTTCGGCATTCCTGCCGGGAGCTTCTCGTACTGTTCCTTCTCGCTCATAGTGGTCTCCTTTCGGCATTCGAGATCTCACGATCTGCGAAGTTGGGGCCTATCACTATTCTGCAGCGCCCGGAGTTGCTCCAGTAGAATTGCCACAGACGCAAACGCGACTACGAAATTGCACGCTAGCGCAAGTGTCATCGTATTGTTTCAGTGCACGAACGACCGCTTGCAGAAATCCCTTGGGCCATCACGGCACCCGTAGCGCGATTGATGCTCAGCTTCCTGCGGCGAGTTTGTCCGCCGTTTTGGTGTCGAAATCGCTCGCGTCGTGGCGCTCGTGCAACTGGCTCGACGGCTCTCCGAAAACTCGATTGACCATCCGTCCTCGCTTTACGGCCGGGCGCTTGATGAGCGTGTCCGCCCAGCGATGCACGTTCTTGTAATCTTGCGCGCTCAGGAACTCGCCTCCTCCATAGAGCTCGCCCTTCGCCAGCGCGCCATACCAAGGGAAGATGGCCATATCGGCGATCGTGTAGGCGCTTCCCGCGATATACTCACTCTGTGCGAGTCGTTGGTCGAGCACATCGAGTTGTCGCTTCACCTCCATGGCATACCGATCGATTGCATATTCGATTTTTTCCGGAGCATACGCGTAGAAGTGGCCGAATCCGCCGCCCAGGTAGGGCGCGCTTCCCATTTGCCAAAATAGCCATGACCAGCATTCGGCGCGCCCGCCGACCTCTCCTGGTACGAACGCGCCGAACTTCTCGGCCAGATAGAGTAGGATCGCGCCCGACTCGAAAACCCTGATCGGCATAGGACCGCTGCGATCTACCAGTGCCGGAATCTTGGAGTTCGGGTTAACGGCGACGAAGCCGCTGCCGAACTGATCGCCAGCTCCGATATTAATCAGCCATGCGTCGTACTCCGCGCCAGTGTGGCCGAGGGCCAGGAGTTCCTCCAACATTATCGTCACTTTCACGCCGTTGGGCGTGCCGAGTGAATAGAGCTGGATGGGATGGCGGCCTACGGGCAGCTCCTTGTCGTGCGTCGGCCCGGCGATGGGGCGGTTGATGTTTGCGAACCGGCCGCCGCTCGCCTTGTTCCACGTCCAAACTTTAGGGGGGATATACTCGCTCATCTCTCTTATACTCACCTTTCTCTCAGCAAGTTTACCCGGAAAAGCCCCGATGTGTCACACTGGAAACAGCCGTATAAGGCGGACGGCGGAAGACCGCTGAGACTCCAAACAAACTATGAGAGGAGTGAAGATGAAGCACAATCCCAAAGCGCGCGCGCGGGTAAAGGAGAGCGTGTCTCACCTTCGCTGCTGCAGCGCATCCAGCCCGACGCCGCCGGGATCGACCGCGGACAGAACGGCCACTTCGTGGCGGTGTTACCCGAGCGCTGAGGTCTCGCTGCATTGATTTTGACAATTTTCTCTACGGCAGCGATTGCTGACAGCGGGCGGCGGCTCGGTGTGGTCCTCTGGCAAGGTATCACGCGCCAGGAGAGTGATTGCTTTGCAAATGCCGATTCGCGTTGCTACTCAGCGGTGCCGTTGATCGCGTTCGCCAAATCCATCACCTTACCGAGCGTCGCAATTTTCTCGCGAAGGCTATGCCCCATCGGCGCGACGCGCAGCCTCGTGACGCCCGCGTTCTTGTAGGCCTGAATTCGCTCGCGCACCATCTCGGCGTTGCCCAGGAGATTCGCCTGAACCACCATCTCTGAAGGTACCGTCGCAATGGCTTCGGTACGCTTTCCCGCGATCCAGAGACGCTGCACTTCGCGGGCAACCGCCTCCCAACCGGCCCGTTTGAATGCGTCGTTGTAGAAGTTCGTCCTCGCAGACCCCATTGCACCGAGCGTAAAAGCCATCGCGGGCTTCAACGGCTCCACGAGCACATCAAGATTATCGCCGAACGCGACCGTGCCGCCGACCTCAATCTCGATGCCGGCCAGGCTGCGCCCAGACTTTTCGGCGCCCCGGCGCAGATAGTCGAGGTGAGCTGCTGCGTGTTCCGGCATAAACGACGTGCCGAGCCAACCATCGGCCACCGCACCCGTATATTCCAATGCTTGGGGTTTGAGGGTCGCCAAGTAAATCGGAATATTGGAATTGCCGGGATGTGACAACCTGAGCGCCTTGCCTTGTCCGCCCGGCAACGGCAATTCGTGATATTTGCCATGATACTCGATCTTTTCGCCGGCGAACGCCAGTTTAATGATCTCTACGGTTTCTCTGAGCCGTGTCAGCGGCGCTTTGAATGGCTGGCCTTGCAGGCCTTCGACAACCTGCGGACCGCTCGTCCCGAGGCCCAGGATGAAGCGATCTTTGCTGATGGCAGCCATCGTCAGCGCTGTCATCGCTGTCATCGCGGGCACCCGCGCGCTGATCTGCATGATGCCGGTGCCGAGGCGGATCCGGCTTGTGCGCGCGGCGAGGTAGGCAAGCGGTGCAATCGCGTCCTGCCCCCATGCTTCGGCGGTCCAGACCGCATCGATGCCGAGCTTTTCCGCCTCGACGACGTATTCGACCTGTTCGTCGAAGTCGCGTCTTTGGCCCGAGGCCGCACCGCCGATCCCAATGCTGACTTTCATAGATCGCCTCTTCCCGTTGGTCATTGTTGAGAAGAAGCTAACGAAACGAAGGCGACCTGAATATGGGTCTCACAAAGGTAATGACCGCTTTGATGTCAGAAGTTAGCCAAGTTCGGGTTTTGGCATATGTCCCGATGTGGCTAATTTCGGTCAGTTTGCCCCTCGGAGGGGCAAACTCCAAAAAGCCCGGTTCCTCTGGGACACCGGAGCGGCGTCCCGCTGCTATT is a genomic window of Candidatus Binataceae bacterium containing:
- a CDS encoding DUF899 domain-containing protein; protein product: MTKHRTGTREEWLAARLDLLKAEKELTRRSDELVQRRQELPWVRIDKEYRFETDEGNFSLAELFRGRSQLLVYHFMFGPDYTAGCPSCSAIADGFNGFAVHLANHDVMLWAVSRAPLRKLQTYKQRMGWTFPWASSLDGDFNLDFNVSITEEQQRGGRIEYNYAPSNQTFDATQVPAPVARFAAMCGTDSPRYRRERPGMSAFVLENSVVYHTYSTYARGLDALWGMYQWLDRAPEGRNETGTGPWWSRHDEYKG
- a CDS encoding serine hydrolase; this translates as MLLVTLIVALAIAGCKRATTAVPRADPNGCGDPIGSIEGWQVATPESVGLSKAALCPMVKWLAESKLDNVHAVLVVRHGKLVFEQYFTGDDEHLGSKAGIVTFGPTVRHDERSVSKSVVSLVMGIAIDHGWIKSIEAPIFSFFPEYTSLSTPEKNRITIRDLLTMSSGLEWHEEDVPYTSPDNSEIVMDRSSDPTRAALAPDLVAAPGKIWNYNSGSTELLGAILKKATGKAVDQLAATLLFAPLGITDFTWYKHPNGSPHAAGGLRLRPRDLAKIGQLILQRGSWNRTQVISSAWIDAATAPHIMGEVLFFYGYQFWLGRSLVNGHEVKWTAAVGLGGQRLYVIPELDMVVALNSGMYASDRQGRVALQVLDRYVMPAVEHSG
- a CDS encoding HD domain-containing protein → MSPTVAGIKIPDSKMARDLTELIRDKEPDLLFHHSSRVFLFGALTGQRRGLRYDPELLYVGAMFHDLALTEAYRDSQLRFEVDGANAARNFLRSYGLPEESIETVWTAIALHTTPGIPEHMKAEVALVTAGVEMDVLGIAYDQFKAEDRETVVAAHPRGTSFKKNIIDAFYRGMKHRPDSTFGTVNDDVLALKDQHFQRTDFCKVILGSAWTN
- a CDS encoding nitroreductase family deazaflavin-dependent oxidoreductase; protein product: MSEKEQYEKLPAGMPKWLRDHVELYLSDPDKAHLWDSTVGGGPGPLPTLLLIARGAKSGKLRPLPLLYQEMDGKYVIIGSKGGAPTHPGWYVNLKANPECEIWVGSKRMRARARTASGDERTHGWKKMAAMYPPYDDYQKRAGSRQIPVVVLQPTGPA
- the yghU gene encoding glutathione-dependent disulfide-bond oxidoreductase yields the protein MSEYIPPKVWTWNKASGGRFANINRPIAGPTHDKELPVGRHPIQLYSLGTPNGVKVTIMLEELLALGHTGAEYDAWLINIGAGDQFGSGFVAVNPNSKIPALVDRSGPMPIRVFESGAILLYLAEKFGAFVPGEVGGRAECWSWLFWQMGSAPYLGGGFGHFYAYAPEKIEYAIDRYAMEVKRQLDVLDQRLAQSEYIAGSAYTIADMAIFPWYGALAKGELYGGGEFLSAQDYKNVHRWADTLIKRPAVKRGRMVNRVFGEPSSQLHERHDASDFDTKTADKLAAGS
- a CDS encoding LLM class flavin-dependent oxidoreductase; translated protein: MKVSIGIGGAASGQRRDFDEQVEYVVEAEKLGIDAVWTAEAWGQDAIAPLAYLAARTSRIRLGTGIMQISARVPAMTAMTALTMAAISKDRFILGLGTSGPQVVEGLQGQPFKAPLTRLRETVEIIKLAFAGEKIEYHGKYHELPLPGGQGKALRLSHPGNSNIPIYLATLKPQALEYTGAVADGWLGTSFMPEHAAAHLDYLRRGAEKSGRSLAGIEIEVGGTVAFGDNLDVLVEPLKPAMAFTLGAMGSARTNFYNDAFKRAGWEAVAREVQRLWIAGKRTEAIATVPSEMVVQANLLGNAEMVRERIQAYKNAGVTRLRVAPMGHSLREKIATLGKVMDLANAINGTAE